A genomic stretch from Cyprinus carpio isolate SPL01 chromosome A12, ASM1834038v1, whole genome shotgun sequence includes:
- the LOC109099555 gene encoding inactive rhomboid protein 1-like isoform X3 encodes MDLPSQDNLSMTSTETPPPLYLPPTQHGMQRIVDPLARGRAFRNVEEVDGLSIPQTPISPCGVSLCSFTSSRSGFNRPPRRHKRESVAKMGFRAAAALVKGRSLRDGTVRQVHRRSFATASFLDEDTVDFPDELDTSFFAKDGLAHEELSTYADEVFESPSEAAIKETDASRAEDERDLTGSALERTELERSHLLLPLERGWRKGTDGALIQPKVRLRQEVVSVGGQRRGQRITVPVKKLFAKEKRPYGLGMVGRLTNRTYRKRIDSYVKKQIEDMNDHRPFFTYWMTFVHLLITILAVFIYGIAPVGFSQHETVDSVLRNKGVYENVKFMQQENFWVGPSSEALIHLGAKFSPCMRQDQDVHQLIQEKKNSERHSACCVRNDQSGCVQTSQEECSSTLALWVKWPQHPSAPFLEGKVRQYGSVCHQDPRICLEPASVTPHEWPDDISKWPICTRYSTGNHTNLPHIDCVITARPCCIGTKGRCEITSREYCNFMKGYFHEEATLCSQVHCMDDVCGLLPFLNPEIPDQFYRLWLSLFLHAGILHCLVSVCFQMTILRDLEKLAGWLRISIIYILSGITGNLASAIFLPYRAEVGPAGSQFGILACLFVELFQSWQILARPWRAFIKLSCIVLFLFAFGLLPWIDNFAHICGFVSGFFLSFAFLPYISFGPMDMYRKRLQILVALALFLCIFSSFVVLFYIYPIKCEWCELLTCIPLTDKFCEKYDLNAHLH; translated from the exons ATGGACCTGCCTAGTCAAGACAATCTCTCCATGACCAGTACAGAGACCCCTCCTCCTCTATACCTCCCCCCCACACAGCATGGCATGCAGAGG ATAGTAGACCCGCTGGCTCGGGGTCGAGCGTTCCGTAACGTAGAGGAAGTGGATGGTCTGAGTATACCTCAGACCCCCATCAGCCCCTGCGGCGTTTCCCTGTGCTCCTTCACCAGCTCCCGCTCCGGCTTCAACAGACCTCCCCGCAGACATAAGCGCGAGTCTGTCGCCAAAATGGGCTTCAGAGCGGCCGCTGCTCTAGTAAAG GGACGTTCTCTGCGGGATGGGACCGTTCGGCAAGTGCATAGGCGGAGTTTCGCCACAGCCAGTTTCCTGGATGAGGACACTGTGGATTTCCCTGATGAACTGGACACCTCCTTCTTTGCCAAG GATGGGCTTGCGCACGAAGAGCTGTCCACATACGCAGATGAGGTGTTTGAGTCGCCTTCTGAAGCTGCCATTAAAGAAACTGATGCCAGTAGAGCTGAAGATGAGCGCGACTTGACGGGCAGTGCCCTAGAGAGAACAGAACTAGAGCGGAGCCATCTTTTGCT TCCTCTTGAGAGGGGGTGGCGTAAGGGAACGGATGGTGCTCTGATTCAGCCTAAAGTGCGATTACGGCAGGAAGTGGTGAGTGTGGGTGGTCAGCGGCGTGGACAGCGCATTACTGTGCCTGTTAAGAAACTATTTGCCAAGGAGAAGCGTCCTTACGGGCTTGGCATGGTGGGCCGACTGACCAACCGCACATACCGCAAACGCATTGACAGCTACGTGAAGAAACAAATAGAAGACATGAATGACCACAG GCCTTTCTTCACTTACTGGATGACCTTTGTACATTTGCTGATTACCATCTTGGCAGTTTTCATCTATGGGATTGCACCTGTGGGCTTTTCACAACATGAGACAGTTGATTCT GTCTTACGAAACAAAGGTGtttatgaaaatgtcaaattCATGCAGCAAGAAAATTTCTGGGTTGGTCCAAGCTCG GAGGCGCTGATTCACCTCGGGGCGAAGTTCTCACCCTGCATGCGTCAAGATCAGGACGTGCACCAGCTCATTCAGGAGAAGAAGAACAGTGAGCGGCACTCGGCGTGCTGCGTCCGTAATGACCAGTCAGGCTGCGTGCAGACCTCTCAGGAGGAGTGCTCG AGTACACTGGCATTATGGGTAAAGTGGCCTCAGCACCCAAGCGCTCCATTTCTAGAGGGGAAAGTGCGTCAGTATGGCTCTGTGTGCCATCAAGACCCAAG AATTTGCCTGGAGCCTGCCTCCGTTACTCCTCATGAGTGGCCTGATGACATCTCTAAGTGGCCG ATATGCACCAGGTACAGCACAGGGAACCACACTAACCTGCCACACATTGATTGCGTCATCACTGCCAGACCCTGCTGCATCGGAACCAAAGGAAG GTGCGAGATTACATCAAGAGAGTACTGTAACTTTATGAAGGGATACTTCCATGAGGAGGCTACACTGTGTTCTCAG GTTCATTGCATGGATGATGTGTGTGGCCTCTTGCCTTTCTTGAACCCCGAGATCCCAGACCAGTTCTATCGGCTCTGGCTCTCTCTCTTCCTGCATGCTGG GATACTGCACTGCCTGGTGTCTGTGTGCTTCCAGATGACCATTCTGAGGGATCTGGAGAAGCTAGCAGGCTGGCTGAGAATCTCCATTATCTATATCCTCAGTGGGATTACAGGCAACCTGGCCAGTGCCATCTTCTTACCGTACAGAGCAGAG GTGGGTCCGGCTGGTTCTCAATTTGGCATCTTGGCCTGTCTGTTCGTGGAGCTGTTCCAGAGCTGGCAGATCTTGGCACGGCCATGGAGGGCCTTCATCAAGCTATCATGCATAGTGCTGTTCCTCTTCGCCTTCGGCCTGCTGCCCTGGATAGATAATTTTGCCCACATCTGTGGCTTTGTCTCAGGCTTCTTCCTTTCCTTTGCCTTCCTGCCCTACATCAGCTTCGGCCCAATGGACATGTACCGCAAACGTTTGCAGATCCTAGTGGCACTTGCTCTGTTCCTGTGCATCTTCTCCAGCTTTGTTGTACTCTTTTACATTTACCCCATCAAGTGTGAGTGGTGTGAGCTTCTCACCTGCATCCCGCTGACAGACAAGTTCTGTGAGAAATATGACCTCAATGCTCACCTCCACTGA